A genomic window from Cucumis melo cultivar AY chromosome 8, USDA_Cmelo_AY_1.0, whole genome shotgun sequence includes:
- the LOC103485994 gene encoding uncharacterized protein LOC103485994 translates to MGKEDAKLRSRTKYKGKTKFEEYLDMETGMRNPGLSAEQDLELERKLAKKLKVKAGKLRGEDDGINVLFEGIPSIVDFPGEEVSQFSEEFAVEETKKKPLGKKGKKRKSLDQALDIESELTTVVEEENASKKNKKRKKKKKRISEKLEDVVAEETAGDESMPVESHCVEAAVDKVPAKAQKYVAPNLRLQKGTEPEDHTQLRRRVRGLLNRLSESNIESVTGEMSTVFHSISRSIASQIISDEVLASCSRGPRGNEQYAAVFASFVAGMGCLVGTDFSARLMASLAKTFEDEYLKEDNLSLRNLTLLLSYLCVFGVCASDLIYDFLIILSKRLTEIDVSTILTVLQCCGMKIRADDPTAMKSFIVSVQSKVNELKAASGNGSQNINGKRMEFMLETICDIKNNKKRSKDDPAHHTRIKKWLQKLGVDDIIIRGIKWNKLLDPDKKGQWWLSGDLTTTSDNVEEFANTIDKEVLEAQKMLQLAAAQRMNTDARKAIFCIIMSGEDYVDAFEKLIRLDLSGKQDREIVRVLVDCCLQEKVFNKYYTVLASKLCEHEKNHKFTLQYCLWDQFKELDTMQLIRSMNLAKFVAEMITSFTLSLAVLKSVDLSDIRLLTPKRIMHFRMLFDAIFERPDKLIWNVFTRVAVNPELEPLRSGMLFFIKEYVIKTSKVNAEKYKLIKKALNNVEGILM, encoded by the exons ATGGGGAAGGAGGATGCGAAGCTCCGGTCTCGGACCAAGTACAAGGGAAAAACGAAATTCGAAGAGTATTTGGATATGGAAACGGGCATGCGAAACCCTGGGTTATCTGCTGAGCAGGACTTGGAATTGGAACGAAAACTTGCAAAGAAATTGAAGGTCAAGGCTGGGAAGTTAAGGGGAGAAGATGATGGTATCAATGTGTTATTTGAAGGTATCCCTTCCATTGTTGATTTCCCTGGGGAAGAAGTATCGCAATTTTCTGAGGAGTTTGCTGTTGAGGAAACTAAGAAGAAGCCATTAGGTAAAAAGGGGAAGAAAAGGAAATCACTAGATCAAGCCCTAGATATAGAGAGTGAGTTAACTACTGTTGTTGAGGAGGAAAATGCTTcgaagaaaaataagaaacgtaagaagaagaagaagaggatatCTGAAAAACTTGAAGATGTAGTGGCAGAGGAAACTGCTGGTGATGAATCTATGCCTGTGGAATCACATTGTGTAGAGGCTGCAGTGGATAAAGTTCCTGCCAAAGCTCAAAAATATGTTGCTCCTAACTTGAGATTGCAGAAAGGAACTGAGCCTGAAGATCATACTCAACTCCGTCGGCGTGTTCGAG GTCTTCTAAATAGGCTCTCTGAATCAAATATCGAATCGGTTACAGGGGAAATGTCTACGGTTTTTCAT TCTATTTCTCGCAGCATTGCTTCTCAAATTATTAGTGATGAGGTTCTGGCATCTTGTTCCCGTGGTCCTCGAGGCAACGAACA GTATGCTGCTGTATTCGCCTCTTTTGTTGCAGGCATGGGTTGTTTGGTTGGTACTGACTTTAGTGCAAGGCTCATGGCTTCCCTTGCTAAAACATTTGAG GATGAATACCTCAAAGAAGATAATCTATCTTTGCGGAACCTTACACTATTGCTTTCCTACTTATGTGTATTTGGGGTTTGCGCCAG TGATCTGATCTATGATTTTCTAATTATATTGAGCAAGCGGTTGACAGAAATTGATGTATCCACCATCCTGACAGTCTTACAAT GTTGTGGAATGAAAATAAGGGCTGATGATCCCACTGCAATGAAGAGTTTTATTGTCAGTGTTCAAAGTAAGGTTAACGAGCTAAAGGCAGCTTCTGGAAATGGTTCACAAAATATCAATGGGAAGAGA ATGGAGTTCATGCTGGAGACTATATGTGACATCAAGAATAACAAGAAAAGATCTAAGGATGATCCAGCCCACCATACAAGGATAAAGAAATGGCTACAGAAG tTAGGAGTCGATGATATTATAATTAGAGGGATTAAATGGAACAAGTTGCTTGATCCTGACAAGAAGGGGCAGTGGTGGTTGTCTGGGGATTTGACAACAACATCAGACAACGTCGAAGAGTTTGCCAACACTATTGACAAAGAGGTACTTGAAGCTCAAAAAATGCTTCAGCTTGCAGCTGCACAAAGAATGAATACAGATGCTAGGAAAGCGATATTTTGTATTATAATGAGTGGAGAGGACTATGTTGATGCATTTGAGAAGCTAATTAGGTTGGATTTATCTGGAAAGCAG GACCGGGAGATCGTGAGGGTTCTTGTGGACTGTTGTTTACAAGAGAAAGTGTTTAACAAGTACTACACTGTTCTAGCTTCCAAATTGTGCGAGCATGAAAAGAACCACAAGTTTACATTACAG TATTGTTTGTGGGATCAATTCAAAGAACTGGATACGATGCAACTTATCAGGTCGATGAATCTTGCAAAGTTCGTCGCCGAGATGATCACCTCTTTTACTCTCTCACTTGCTGTTTTGAAGTCAGTAGATTTGAGTGATATTAGGCTGCTAACTCCAAAGAGGATTATGCATTTCCGTATGTTGTTCGATGCAATTTTTGAACGTCCTGACAAGCTGATATGGAACGTGTTCACTCGAGTTGCTGTTAACCCTGAGCTTGAACCTCTTCGAAGtggtatgttgttcttcattAAAGAGTACGTGATTAAAACTAGTAAAGTTAACGCAGAGAAGTATAAGCTTATCAAGAAAGCGCTTAACAATGTTGAGGGAATACTTATGTGA
- the LOC103485992 gene encoding binding partner of ACD11 1-like isoform X2, translating into MQSQTRTVQVKHVSNLATEREINEFFSFSGEIEHIEIQCEQGESRTAFVTFRDPKALEIALLLSGATIVDQTVSISPVENHVPRREMQDSGSQPSSGKMYVNRAQEVVANVLAKGSVIGQDAMNKAKAFDEKHRLTASASAKVLSFDRRVGLTEKLTVGISVVNEKVKSVDQNLHVSDKTRAAIFAAERKLSDTGSAVKTSKYVTASAAWLNGAFGKVAKAGQAAGTKTREKFHLAMSNLTSKVIFSSGFCSTTTTIIIIICIFFFFF; encoded by the exons ATGCAG TCTCAGACTCGGACGGTTCAAGTCAAGCACGTTTCGAATCTAGCTACTGAGAGGGAGATAAACGAGTTCTTCTCCTTCTCTGGAGAAATCGAACACATTGAGATTCAATG TGAACAAGGGGAATCCAGGACTGCGTTCGTCACATTTAGAGATCCCAAAGCTCTTGAAATTGCCTTGCTATTATCG GGAGCGACAATCGTAGATCAGACTGTGAGCATATCTCCTGTTGAAAATCATGTACCAAGAAGAGAAATGCAG GATTCTGGAAGCCAGCCTAGCAGTGGAAAAATGTATGTTAATAGAGCACAAGAAGTAGTTGCAAATGTGCTTGCTAAAGGTTCAGTAATTGGACAAGATGCCATGAACAAAGCGAAGGCATTTGACGAAAAGCATCGGCTAACAGCTAGTGCATCTGCAAAGGTATTATCCTTTGACAGAAGGGTTGGGCTGACAGAGAAATTGACGGTTGGGATATCAGTGGTTAACGAGAAAGTCAAGTCTGTCGATCAAAATCTTCACGTTTCTGATAAAACAAGGGCTGCAATCTTCGCAGCTGAGAGGAAACTCAGTGATACAGGATCTGCTGTTAAAACAAGCAA GTATGTGACAGCAAGTGCTGCTTGGTTAAATGGTGCATTTGGCAAGGTCGCAAAAGCAGGGCAGGCAGCAGGAACGAAAACTAGAGAGAAATTCCATTTGGCCATGTCAAACTTAACTTCAAAG GTTATTTTTTCTTCAGGATTTTGctctactactactactattattattattatctgtatcttttttttttttttttaa
- the LOC103485992 gene encoding binding partner of ACD11 1-like isoform X1, with the protein MQSQTRTVQVKHVSNLATEREINEFFSFSGEIEHIEIQCEQGESRTAFVTFRDPKALEIALLLSGATIVDQTVSISPVENHVPRREMQVVDNAACLTPTENNFPNTEDSGSQPSSGKMYVNRAQEVVANVLAKGSVIGQDAMNKAKAFDEKHRLTASASAKVLSFDRRVGLTEKLTVGISVVNEKVKSVDQNLHVSDKTRAAIFAAERKLSDTGSAVKTSKYVTASAAWLNGAFGKVAKAGQAAGTKTREKFHLAMSNLTSKVIFSSGFCSTTTTIIIIICIFFFFF; encoded by the exons ATGCAG TCTCAGACTCGGACGGTTCAAGTCAAGCACGTTTCGAATCTAGCTACTGAGAGGGAGATAAACGAGTTCTTCTCCTTCTCTGGAGAAATCGAACACATTGAGATTCAATG TGAACAAGGGGAATCCAGGACTGCGTTCGTCACATTTAGAGATCCCAAAGCTCTTGAAATTGCCTTGCTATTATCG GGAGCGACAATCGTAGATCAGACTGTGAGCATATCTCCTGTTGAAAATCATGTACCAAGAAGAGAAATGCA GGTTGTGGACAATGCTGCATGTCTCACTCCTACAGAAAATAATTTTCCTAACACTGAG GATTCTGGAAGCCAGCCTAGCAGTGGAAAAATGTATGTTAATAGAGCACAAGAAGTAGTTGCAAATGTGCTTGCTAAAGGTTCAGTAATTGGACAAGATGCCATGAACAAAGCGAAGGCATTTGACGAAAAGCATCGGCTAACAGCTAGTGCATCTGCAAAGGTATTATCCTTTGACAGAAGGGTTGGGCTGACAGAGAAATTGACGGTTGGGATATCAGTGGTTAACGAGAAAGTCAAGTCTGTCGATCAAAATCTTCACGTTTCTGATAAAACAAGGGCTGCAATCTTCGCAGCTGAGAGGAAACTCAGTGATACAGGATCTGCTGTTAAAACAAGCAA GTATGTGACAGCAAGTGCTGCTTGGTTAAATGGTGCATTTGGCAAGGTCGCAAAAGCAGGGCAGGCAGCAGGAACGAAAACTAGAGAGAAATTCCATTTGGCCATGTCAAACTTAACTTCAAAG GTTATTTTTTCTTCAGGATTTTGctctactactactactattattattattatctgtatcttttttttttttttttaa
- the LOC103485992 gene encoding binding partner of ACD11 1-like isoform X3 encodes MQSQTRTVQVKHVSNLATEREINEFFSFSGEIEHIEIQCEQGESRTAFVTFRDPKALEIALLLSGATIVDQTVSISPVENHVPRREMQVVDNAACLTPTENNFPNTEDSGSQPSSGKMYVNRAQEVVANVLAKGSVIGQDAMNKAKAFDEKHRLTASASAKVLSFDRRVGLTEKLTVGISVVNEKVKSVDQNLHVSDKTRAAIFAAERKLSDTGSAVKTSKYVTASAAWLNGAFGKVAKAGQAAGTKTREKFHLAMSNLTSKESPVVA; translated from the exons ATGCAG TCTCAGACTCGGACGGTTCAAGTCAAGCACGTTTCGAATCTAGCTACTGAGAGGGAGATAAACGAGTTCTTCTCCTTCTCTGGAGAAATCGAACACATTGAGATTCAATG TGAACAAGGGGAATCCAGGACTGCGTTCGTCACATTTAGAGATCCCAAAGCTCTTGAAATTGCCTTGCTATTATCG GGAGCGACAATCGTAGATCAGACTGTGAGCATATCTCCTGTTGAAAATCATGTACCAAGAAGAGAAATGCA GGTTGTGGACAATGCTGCATGTCTCACTCCTACAGAAAATAATTTTCCTAACACTGAG GATTCTGGAAGCCAGCCTAGCAGTGGAAAAATGTATGTTAATAGAGCACAAGAAGTAGTTGCAAATGTGCTTGCTAAAGGTTCAGTAATTGGACAAGATGCCATGAACAAAGCGAAGGCATTTGACGAAAAGCATCGGCTAACAGCTAGTGCATCTGCAAAGGTATTATCCTTTGACAGAAGGGTTGGGCTGACAGAGAAATTGACGGTTGGGATATCAGTGGTTAACGAGAAAGTCAAGTCTGTCGATCAAAATCTTCACGTTTCTGATAAAACAAGGGCTGCAATCTTCGCAGCTGAGAGGAAACTCAGTGATACAGGATCTGCTGTTAAAACAAGCAA GTATGTGACAGCAAGTGCTGCTTGGTTAAATGGTGCATTTGGCAAGGTCGCAAAAGCAGGGCAGGCAGCAGGAACGAAAACTAGAGAGAAATTCCATTTGGCCATGTCAAACTTAACTTCAAAG GAATCCCCTGTTGTTGCCTAA
- the LOC103485992 gene encoding binding partner of ACD11 1-like isoform X4 has translation MQSQTRTVQVKHVSNLATEREINEFFSFSGEIEHIEIQCEQGESRTAFVTFRDPKALEIALLLSGATIVDQTVSISPVENHVPRREMQDSGSQPSSGKMYVNRAQEVVANVLAKGSVIGQDAMNKAKAFDEKHRLTASASAKVLSFDRRVGLTEKLTVGISVVNEKVKSVDQNLHVSDKTRAAIFAAERKLSDTGSAVKTSKYVTASAAWLNGAFGKVAKAGQAAGTKTREKFHLAMSNLTSKESPVVA, from the exons ATGCAG TCTCAGACTCGGACGGTTCAAGTCAAGCACGTTTCGAATCTAGCTACTGAGAGGGAGATAAACGAGTTCTTCTCCTTCTCTGGAGAAATCGAACACATTGAGATTCAATG TGAACAAGGGGAATCCAGGACTGCGTTCGTCACATTTAGAGATCCCAAAGCTCTTGAAATTGCCTTGCTATTATCG GGAGCGACAATCGTAGATCAGACTGTGAGCATATCTCCTGTTGAAAATCATGTACCAAGAAGAGAAATGCAG GATTCTGGAAGCCAGCCTAGCAGTGGAAAAATGTATGTTAATAGAGCACAAGAAGTAGTTGCAAATGTGCTTGCTAAAGGTTCAGTAATTGGACAAGATGCCATGAACAAAGCGAAGGCATTTGACGAAAAGCATCGGCTAACAGCTAGTGCATCTGCAAAGGTATTATCCTTTGACAGAAGGGTTGGGCTGACAGAGAAATTGACGGTTGGGATATCAGTGGTTAACGAGAAAGTCAAGTCTGTCGATCAAAATCTTCACGTTTCTGATAAAACAAGGGCTGCAATCTTCGCAGCTGAGAGGAAACTCAGTGATACAGGATCTGCTGTTAAAACAAGCAA GTATGTGACAGCAAGTGCTGCTTGGTTAAATGGTGCATTTGGCAAGGTCGCAAAAGCAGGGCAGGCAGCAGGAACGAAAACTAGAGAGAAATTCCATTTGGCCATGTCAAACTTAACTTCAAAG GAATCCCCTGTTGTTGCCTAA